One window of Fusobacterium sp. SYSU M8D902 genomic DNA carries:
- a CDS encoding glutaredoxin domain-containing protein: MIKIYGKENCSRCQTIKGILDEKKVAYEYSDDLKTLMTVASKARIMSAPVVEKDGQYYTMEQFLEAM; encoded by the coding sequence ATGATAAAAATATATGGAAAAGAGAATTGTAGCAGATGTCAAACAATAAAAGGGATATTAGATGAGAAAAAAGTAGCTTATGAATATAGTGATGATTTAAAAACTCTTATGACTGTAGCTAGTAAAGCTAGAATAATGTCAGCACCTGTTGTAGAAAAAGATGGCCAGTATTACACAATGGAACAGTTTTTAGAGGCAATGTAA